One Streptomyces sp. NBC_01237 genomic region harbors:
- a CDS encoding glutaredoxin domain-containing protein, which produces MPGTVTMYSTTWCGYCRRLKGQMDREGIPYTEVNIEHDPDSAAFVEKANGGNQTVPTLLVVAPSGTESVMTNPSLAQVKQALAA; this is translated from the coding sequence ATGCCGGGCACTGTGACGATGTACAGCACCACGTGGTGCGGCTACTGCCGCCGGCTCAAGGGCCAGATGGACCGCGAAGGCATCCCGTACACCGAGGTCAACATCGAGCACGACCCGGATTCGGCGGCGTTCGTCGAGAAGGCGAATGGCGGAAACCAGACGGTCCCGACGCTTCTCGTCGTCGCGCCGTCCGGCACCGAGTCGGTCATGACGAACCCCTCGCTGGCCCAGGTGAAGCAGGCGCTGGCCGCCTGA
- a CDS encoding ATP-dependent DNA helicase UvrD2 — MTAATHSTLFPQVPESPDAVLDGLDPEQREVALALHGPVCVLAGAGTGKTRAITHRIAYGVRAGIIQPTTVLAVTFTNRAAGEMRGRLRQLGATGVQARTFHSAALRQLQYFWPKAVGGELPRLLERKVQLVAEAAARCQLRLDRNELRDVTSEIEWAKVTQTVPADYPAAVAKTQRDAPRDPAVLSQIYAMYEQLKRDRSVIDFEDVLLLTVGILQDRHDIADHVRGQYQHFVVDEYQDVSPLQQRLLDLWVGDRDNLCVVGDASQTIYSFTGATPDHLLNFRTRHPNATVVKLVRDYRSTPQVVHLANGLLSQAHGKAAEHRLELVSQRDKGPEPSYTEYPDEPAEAEGTARRIRDLIAAGVPAGEIAVLYRVNSQSEVYEQALADAGVPYQLRGAERFFERAEVREAGVALRGAARAGGNDSLLDEAEGLPSQVRAVLSTKGWTSRPPAGSGAVRDKWESLAALVRLAEDYETAKPGATLSDLVMELDERAAAQHAPTVQGVTLASLHSAKGLEWDAVFLVGLTEGMMPIAYAKTDEQVEEERRLLYVGITRARFHLSLSWAVSRSPGGRASRRPTRFLNGLRPGSAALGARGGTGGTGGIDRGSGTAGGEGRTPVIKRKHRGPVLCRVCGKTLTQAGEMKLMRCEDCPSDMDEALYERLRDWRAGRAEGLRQPAYCVFTDKTLMAIAEAVPGSEGELVVIAGVGNRKLTRFGADVLAICAGEALDEERAEGSDEE, encoded by the coding sequence GTGACAGCAGCAACGCATTCCACCCTCTTCCCACAGGTCCCCGAGTCCCCGGATGCCGTGCTCGACGGGCTCGACCCCGAGCAGCGCGAGGTGGCTCTGGCGCTGCACGGACCTGTGTGCGTGCTGGCCGGAGCCGGTACGGGCAAGACGAGAGCGATCACGCATCGCATCGCGTACGGGGTGCGGGCGGGGATCATCCAGCCGACGACGGTGCTCGCTGTCACGTTCACCAACCGGGCCGCGGGCGAGATGCGCGGCCGGCTCCGCCAGCTCGGTGCCACGGGGGTGCAGGCCCGGACCTTCCACTCCGCGGCGCTGCGGCAGCTCCAGTATTTCTGGCCGAAAGCAGTCGGTGGCGAGCTGCCCCGCCTGCTGGAACGCAAGGTACAGCTGGTCGCCGAGGCGGCGGCCCGCTGCCAGCTCCGGCTCGACCGCAATGAGCTGCGGGACGTCACGAGCGAGATCGAGTGGGCCAAGGTCACCCAGACCGTGCCCGCCGACTATCCGGCCGCGGTCGCCAAGACCCAGCGGGACGCGCCGCGCGATCCGGCGGTGCTCTCCCAGATCTACGCGATGTACGAGCAGCTGAAGCGCGACCGTTCGGTGATCGACTTCGAGGACGTGCTCCTTCTCACTGTCGGCATCCTCCAGGACCGGCACGACATCGCCGACCACGTGCGCGGCCAGTACCAGCACTTCGTCGTCGACGAGTACCAGGACGTCAGCCCGCTCCAGCAGCGGCTGCTCGACCTCTGGGTGGGCGACCGGGACAATCTGTGCGTCGTCGGCGACGCCAGCCAGACCATCTACTCCTTCACCGGGGCCACCCCCGACCACCTGCTGAACTTCCGCACCCGCCATCCGAACGCGACCGTGGTCAAGCTGGTGCGGGACTACCGCTCCACACCCCAGGTCGTCCACCTGGCCAACGGACTGCTGAGCCAGGCCCACGGCAAGGCGGCCGAGCACCGGCTCGAACTGGTCTCGCAGCGCGACAAGGGCCCGGAACCGTCCTACACGGAGTACCCGGACGAACCCGCCGAGGCCGAAGGCACCGCCCGCCGCATCCGCGACCTGATCGCCGCGGGTGTCCCGGCCGGTGAGATCGCCGTGCTGTACCGGGTCAACTCCCAGTCCGAGGTCTACGAGCAGGCGCTGGCGGACGCCGGTGTGCCGTACCAACTGCGCGGCGCCGAGCGGTTCTTCGAGCGCGCGGAGGTACGGGAAGCCGGTGTGGCGCTGCGCGGTGCGGCCCGCGCCGGGGGCAACGACTCGCTGCTCGACGAGGCGGAGGGCCTGCCCTCGCAGGTGCGGGCGGTGCTCTCCACGAAGGGCTGGACCAGCAGGCCGCCCGCCGGCTCCGGCGCGGTGCGGGACAAGTGGGAGTCCCTGGCCGCGCTGGTGCGGCTCGCCGAGGACTACGAAACGGCCAAGCCGGGGGCGACCCTCTCCGACCTGGTCATGGAGCTGGACGAACGCGCCGCCGCCCAGCACGCCCCCACGGTCCAGGGCGTCACCCTGGCCTCGCTCCACTCGGCGAAGGGCCTGGAGTGGGACGCCGTGTTCCTGGTCGGCCTCACCGAGGGCATGATGCCGATCGCGTACGCCAAGACCGACGAACAGGTCGAGGAGGAGCGGCGCCTGCTGTACGTCGGGATCACCCGGGCCCGCTTCCACCTCTCGCTGTCCTGGGCGGTGTCCCGCTCACCCGGCGGCCGCGCGAGCCGCCGTCCGACCCGCTTCCTGAACGGGCTGCGGCCGGGCTCGGCGGCGCTCGGCGCCCGGGGCGGCACCGGCGGCACGGGCGGCATCGACCGGGGCTCCGGTACGGCGGGCGGCGAGGGCCGGACGCCGGTGATCAAGCGGAAGCACCGGGGGCCGGTGCTCTGCCGGGTCTGCGGCAAGACCCTCACCCAGGCCGGTGAGATGAAGCTGATGCGCTGCGAGGACTGCCCGTCCGACATGGACGAGGCGCTGTACGAGCGGCTGCGCGACTGGCGCGCGGGCCGGGCGGAGGGGCTGCGACAGCCCGCCTACTGCGTGTTCACGGACAAGACGCTGATGGCGATCGCCGAGGCGGTGCCGGGCAGTGAGGGCGAGCTGGTCGTCATCGCCGGGGTCGGGAACCGCAAGTTGACCCGCTTCGGCGCCGATGTGCTGGCCATCTGCGCAGGTGAGGCCCTGGATGAGGAGCGCGCGGAGGGCAGCGACGAGGAGTGA
- a CDS encoding WhiB family transcriptional regulator, with protein sequence MQLEAHAPSVPLSDTISPPGLTEDSTLIPLTALTALDDAIENLGVPVPCRSYDPEVFFAESPADVEYAKSLCRTCPLVEACLAGAKERREPWGVWGGELFVQGVVVARKRPRGRPRKNPVAA encoded by the coding sequence GTGCAACTCGAAGCGCACGCCCCGTCCGTACCGCTTTCCGACACGATCTCCCCGCCCGGTCTCACGGAGGACTCCACCTTGATCCCGCTCACCGCGCTCACCGCGCTCGACGACGCCATCGAGAACCTCGGCGTGCCCGTCCCCTGCCGTTCGTACGACCCGGAGGTCTTCTTCGCCGAGTCCCCGGCCGATGTCGAGTACGCCAAGTCCCTCTGCCGGACCTGCCCGCTCGTCGAGGCGTGCCTCGCCGGGGCCAAGGAGCGGCGCGAGCCGTGGGGCGTCTGGGGTGGCGAACTCTTCGTGCAGGGCGTTGTCGTCGCCCGCAAGCGGCCGCGTGGCCGTCCGCGCAAGAACCCGGTCGCAGCGTGA
- a CDS encoding ABC1 kinase family protein, giving the protein MSDLPRKAVTRTAKLAALPLGFAGRATWGLGKRIGGKSAELVAREVQQRTADQLFKTLGELKGGAMKLGQALSVFESALPEEVAGPYRAALTKLQEAAPPMPTRTVHGVLAERLGEDWRELFEEFEDKPSAAASIGQVHRAVWHDGREVAVKVQYPGAGEALLSDLTQLSRFARLLGPLIPGMDIKPLIKELRDRVSEELDYELEARAQQEHAAEFEDDPDVVIPGVVHQSDQVLVTEWIDGIPLSEVIAEGTTEQRDRAGQLLARFLFSGPARTGLLHADPHPGNFRLLPAVTEDGDDGDGGRWRLGVLDFGTVDRLPGGLPRNIGDSLRLTLEGDAEAVYGLLREEGFVKDSIDLVPDAVLDYLLPIIEPAQVEEFTFTRGWLRTQAARIADPRSPAHQLGKQLNLPPSYLLIHRVTLSTIGVLCQLGATVRLRDELESWLPGFLAEYDKEAGEVADEQGTGAESEQEDTAVEV; this is encoded by the coding sequence ATGTCTGATCTACCCCGGAAGGCGGTCACCCGTACCGCCAAACTGGCCGCGCTCCCGCTCGGCTTCGCCGGCCGTGCCACCTGGGGCCTGGGCAAGCGGATCGGCGGCAAGTCCGCGGAGCTCGTCGCGCGCGAGGTGCAGCAGCGCACGGCGGACCAGCTGTTCAAGACCTTGGGCGAGTTGAAGGGCGGGGCCATGAAGCTCGGCCAGGCGCTCTCCGTCTTCGAGTCGGCCCTGCCCGAGGAGGTCGCGGGTCCCTACCGGGCGGCACTGACCAAACTGCAGGAAGCGGCGCCGCCCATGCCGACCCGCACCGTCCACGGGGTGCTCGCGGAACGGCTCGGTGAGGACTGGCGGGAGCTGTTCGAGGAGTTCGAGGACAAGCCGTCGGCTGCCGCGTCGATCGGGCAGGTGCACCGGGCCGTGTGGCACGACGGCCGCGAGGTCGCCGTGAAGGTGCAGTATCCGGGCGCGGGTGAGGCGCTGCTCTCGGATCTCACACAGCTCAGCCGCTTCGCCAGGCTGCTCGGCCCGCTGATCCCCGGGATGGACATCAAGCCCCTGATCAAGGAGCTGCGCGACCGGGTGTCCGAGGAGCTGGACTACGAACTGGAGGCGCGGGCCCAGCAGGAGCACGCCGCGGAGTTCGAGGACGATCCCGATGTGGTGATCCCCGGGGTGGTGCACCAGTCGGATCAGGTGCTGGTGACCGAGTGGATCGACGGAATCCCGCTGTCCGAGGTGATCGCGGAGGGCACGACGGAGCAGCGGGACCGCGCGGGACAGTTGCTGGCGCGCTTCCTCTTCTCGGGTCCGGCCCGCACCGGCCTGCTGCACGCCGACCCGCATCCGGGCAACTTCCGGCTGCTGCCCGCGGTGACCGAAGACGGTGACGACGGCGACGGCGGGCGGTGGCGGCTCGGCGTGCTGGACTTCGGAACGGTGGACCGGCTGCCGGGCGGGCTGCCGCGGAACATCGGTGACTCCCTGCGGCTGACGCTGGAGGGCGACGCCGAGGCGGTGTACGGGCTGCTTCGGGAGGAGGGGTTCGTCAAGGACTCGATCGACCTCGTACCGGACGCGGTGCTCGACTATCTGCTGCCGATCATCGAACCCGCGCAGGTGGAGGAGTTCACGTTCACCCGCGGCTGGCTGCGGACGCAGGCGGCCCGGATCGCGGATCCGCGCTCCCCCGCCCATCAGCTGGGCAAGCAGCTGAACCTTCCGCCGTCCTATCTGCTGATACACCGGGTGACGCTGAGCACGATCGGGGTGCTGTGCCAGCTGGGGGCGACGGTCCGGCTGCGGGACGAACTCGAATCCTGGCTGCCGGGATTCCTCGCGGAGTACGACAAGGAGGCCGGCGAGGTGGCCGACGAGCAGGGGACCGGAGCGGAGAGCGAGCAGGAGGACACGGCCGTCGAGGTGTAG
- a CDS encoding ThiF family adenylyltransferase, producing MHPMLKPALRRAWRGRNTVQFGVTPAHAVTLGPLDIATASFLELLDGTRGLPLLREEARALDLSDRHVDTLVKRLAAAGLLDDPRAGGPGADALRHRAEAMERQRPDVASLSVVHPEPGSGLRRLAARRAMRVQVRGAGRVGAAIAAVLSGSGVGRVDVLDGGHTEPWDIAPGGLPAAAVGERRDSAARQLVRRSAVGGSPRATETDRRSESGEPGLSLIVVAPRDGLAVYAPDPAVAGPWIASGTPHLYAGVIEATGVVGPLVLPGGTGCAGCLALRRADQDEQWPRMLTQWRSGRRGAVPACDLGLATAVAGLAAAHALSFLDGELPGSTGARWEAALPLLDWRSERIGPHLDCSCGAAGQTEGELTSEAGPAHDTMAG from the coding sequence ATGCATCCGATGTTGAAGCCCGCGCTGCGCCGGGCATGGCGTGGACGGAACACCGTGCAATTCGGTGTGACTCCCGCGCACGCGGTGACGCTGGGACCGCTGGATATCGCCACCGCAAGTTTTCTGGAACTGCTCGACGGCACGCGCGGACTGCCGCTTCTTCGCGAGGAGGCTCGCGCGCTGGACCTGTCGGACCGTCACGTGGACACGCTCGTGAAGAGGCTGGCCGCGGCGGGGCTGCTCGACGATCCACGGGCGGGTGGCCCCGGGGCGGACGCGCTGCGTCACCGTGCCGAGGCCATGGAGCGGCAGCGCCCGGACGTGGCCTCACTCTCCGTGGTCCATCCGGAGCCGGGCAGCGGCCTTCGGCGGCTTGCGGCCCGGCGGGCCATGCGGGTCCAGGTGAGGGGGGCCGGCCGGGTCGGTGCCGCCATCGCCGCGGTGCTGTCCGGCTCGGGGGTGGGCCGGGTCGACGTTCTGGACGGCGGGCACACCGAACCGTGGGACATCGCGCCCGGAGGGCTTCCGGCGGCGGCCGTCGGGGAGCGGCGGGACAGCGCCGCCCGCCAGCTGGTCCGCCGGTCGGCGGTCGGCGGATCCCCTCGCGCGACGGAGACGGACCGTCGTTCGGAGAGCGGCGAGCCCGGACTGTCCCTGATCGTCGTCGCCCCTCGGGACGGGCTCGCGGTGTACGCACCCGACCCGGCGGTGGCCGGGCCATGGATCGCGTCGGGCACTCCTCATCTCTACGCGGGGGTGATCGAGGCCACCGGAGTGGTCGGCCCGCTCGTGCTGCCCGGGGGGACGGGATGCGCCGGGTGTCTGGCACTGCGGCGCGCGGACCAGGACGAGCAGTGGCCGAGGATGCTGACGCAGTGGCGGTCCGGGCGTCGCGGCGCGGTACCGGCCTGTGACCTGGGGCTGGCCACGGCGGTGGCCGGTCTGGCGGCGGCGCACGCGCTGTCCTTCCTGGACGGTGAGCTGCCGGGGAGCACGGGTGCCCGGTGGGAGGCCGCGCTGCCGCTGTTGGACTGGCGCTCGGAACGGATCGGACCGCATCTCGACTGTTCCTGTGGTGCGGCTGGGCAGACTGAGGGGGAACTCACCTCCGAGGCCGGACCGGCTCACGACACAATGGCCGGGTGA
- a CDS encoding M48 metallopeptidase family protein, whose protein sequence is MPADPSPGFAGETPARSAGTPQRSAAAPQPRASATSAVEVRRSTRRRRTVSAYREGGRTIVLIPARMSEAEEQRWVGLMLDKLAAQESKRVFGDSELAARAERLSALYFDGRARPVSVRWVTNQNTRWGSCTPAEGSIRLSHRLQGMPEYVVDYVLVHELAHLLVPGHGPRFWRLLETYPRTERARGYLEGVVAADQLPHLPAAREE, encoded by the coding sequence GTGCCCGCCGACCCGTCACCCGGTTTTGCCGGGGAGACCCCCGCGCGCAGCGCCGGAACCCCTCAGCGCAGCGCGGCCGCCCCCCAGCCCCGCGCCTCGGCGACGAGCGCGGTCGAGGTCCGCAGGAGCACCCGGCGCAGAAGAACGGTCTCCGCGTACCGGGAGGGCGGCCGCACGATCGTGCTGATCCCCGCCCGGATGTCGGAGGCGGAGGAGCAGCGCTGGGTGGGCCTGATGCTCGACAAGCTCGCGGCCCAGGAGAGCAAGCGCGTCTTCGGGGACAGCGAGCTGGCAGCGCGTGCCGAGCGGCTGTCCGCCCTGTATTTCGACGGTCGGGCCAGGCCCGTGTCGGTGCGCTGGGTGACCAACCAGAACACCCGGTGGGGGTCCTGCACCCCGGCCGAGGGCAGTATCCGGCTCTCGCACCGGCTTCAGGGGATGCCGGAGTACGTCGTCGACTACGTACTCGTCCACGAGCTGGCCCACCTGCTGGTTCCCGGTCACGGCCCGCGGTTCTGGCGCCTTCTGGAAACGTATCCGCGTACCGAACGGGCCCGTGGCTATCTCGAAGGAGTGGTGGCGGCCGATCAGCTGCCGCACCTGCCCGCCGCACGCGAGGAGTGA
- a CDS encoding TerD family protein has product MAREFQRGHKAKISDLTPGTDLYVGVQIAAPGLTFDISCFGLDANEQLSDDRYFIFFNQPKSPEESIQLLGAQAGDTESFRVTLDRIPANIHKLSFTATLDGAGQMSQVAPGYIRIVAGGEEVVRYAFNGSEFTTERAVMLGDFYLKDVWRFAAVGQGFDGGLDALLKNFGGEVAEEEPAAPQPQAAAPSFAPPAQATAPPAFGAPPAPQIPQPAPSFGAPPAPQQPMHTAPTMAAPLAPQAPSPYGQQGQPPPPPQFGQVPGQGAPPAAPYGQQAPAPYGQPAQAPYGQPAPAPFGQPGQAPFGQQPPGGMPPGVPQGVPQGGAGLRAALQPYKETATGQRWTPQNQQLMRVDLTMGGGGVLARQGSMVMYQGKVDFGYKSAGFAGRVVGNATGQEMQLMRCTGKGQVFLAEEGAHLHPIELQGDGICVSAESVLAFDESLQYEVRRIEGHGIPGGALFTMQFQGSGTVIVKTHGTPVVLPVTPTTFADCNAVVAWSSASQVIISSQVRLRRNAYPGHSGETVNLQFRGAPGNFIVVQPYEV; this is encoded by the coding sequence ATGGCCAGGGAATTCCAACGCGGCCACAAGGCCAAGATCAGTGATCTCACACCGGGGACGGACCTGTACGTAGGTGTGCAGATCGCTGCCCCCGGACTGACCTTCGACATCAGCTGCTTCGGCCTCGACGCCAATGAACAGCTCTCGGACGACCGGTATTTCATCTTCTTCAATCAGCCGAAATCGCCCGAGGAGTCCATTCAGCTGCTCGGTGCCCAGGCCGGTGACACCGAGTCGTTCCGCGTCACTCTCGACCGCATTCCGGCGAACATCCACAAGCTCTCCTTCACCGCGACTCTCGACGGTGCCGGACAGATGTCGCAGGTCGCCCCCGGATATATCCGGATCGTCGCGGGCGGCGAGGAAGTCGTCAGATACGCCTTCAACGGCTCGGAGTTCACCACCGAGCGCGCGGTCATGCTCGGCGACTTCTATCTCAAGGACGTCTGGCGGTTCGCCGCCGTCGGCCAGGGCTTCGACGGCGGTCTCGACGCGCTGCTGAAGAACTTCGGCGGCGAGGTCGCCGAGGAGGAACCGGCCGCCCCGCAACCGCAGGCAGCGGCCCCCTCGTTCGCCCCGCCCGCCCAGGCCACCGCACCACCGGCCTTCGGAGCTCCGCCCGCCCCGCAGATACCGCAGCCCGCACCGTCCTTCGGCGCCCCGCCCGCGCCGCAGCAGCCGATGCACACCGCGCCGACCATGGCGGCGCCACTGGCACCGCAGGCGCCGTCCCCGTACGGGCAGCAGGGGCAGCCGCCCCCGCCGCCGCAGTTCGGGCAGGTGCCGGGCCAGGGCGCACCGCCCGCGGCTCCTTATGGACAGCAGGCGCCCGCACCGTACGGACAGCCGGCTCAGGCACCGTACGGTCAGCCGGCGCCCGCCCCCTTCGGGCAGCCGGGCCAGGCGCCGTTCGGGCAGCAGCCGCCCGGCGGAATGCCGCCGGGAGTACCGCAGGGAGTACCGCAGGGCGGTGCCGGTCTGCGGGCGGCTCTCCAGCCCTACAAGGAGACGGCCACCGGTCAGCGCTGGACCCCGCAGAACCAGCAGCTGATGCGGGTCGACCTGACCATGGGCGGCGGCGGTGTGCTCGCCCGGCAGGGCAGCATGGTGATGTACCAGGGCAAGGTCGACTTCGGCTACAAGAGCGCGGGTTTCGCGGGCCGTGTGGTCGGTAACGCCACGGGCCAGGAAATGCAGCTGATGCGCTGCACGGGCAAGGGCCAGGTCTTCCTCGCCGAGGAGGGTGCGCACCTGCACCCCATCGAGTTGCAGGGCGACGGCATCTGCGTCTCCGCGGAGAGCGTCCTCGCCTTCGACGAGTCGCTGCAGTACGAGGTCCGCCGGATCGAGGGCCATGGCATTCCGGGTGGCGCCCTGTTCACCATGCAGTTCCAGGGCTCCGGCACCGTGATCGTCAAGACGCACGGAACACCGGTCGTCCTGCCGGTCACCCCGACCACCTTCGCCGACTGCAACGCCGTCGTGGCCTGGTCGTCCGCCTCCCAGGTGATCATCTCCAGCCAGGTCCGGCTGCGCCGCAACGCGTACCCGGGGCACAGCGGAGAGACCGTGAACCTCCAGTTCCGGGGAGCCCCCGGCAACTTCATCGTCGTCCAGCCCTACGAGGTCTGA
- a CDS encoding AIM24 family protein, which produces MNQQLAGYAPTPVTARMENHGKTMLKVAMASGQDLYARTGSMVAYEGFIQYEPNPPAVRQAASQWITGEGTPVMKCSGDGLLYLADYGADVVVINLDNDSLSVNGTNLLAFDAHLTWGVEKVKGLAKFAGQGLWNVVIQGTGWVAITSRGTPIVVDCGRGEDETYVDPDALVAWSPNLKVKGKRSFKAGSLIGRGSGEAYQMAFSGQGIVVVQPSEDSTDRLRIKN; this is translated from the coding sequence ATGAATCAGCAACTCGCGGGCTATGCCCCGACCCCCGTCACGGCCCGCATGGAGAACCACGGCAAAACCATGCTCAAGGTCGCCATGGCCTCCGGGCAGGACCTCTACGCGCGTACCGGCTCGATGGTGGCCTACGAGGGCTTCATCCAGTACGAGCCCAACCCGCCGGCCGTCCGGCAGGCCGCTTCCCAGTGGATCACCGGCGAGGGCACACCCGTCATGAAGTGCTCCGGCGACGGACTGCTCTACCTCGCCGACTACGGCGCCGATGTGGTCGTCATCAACCTCGACAACGACTCCCTCTCGGTCAACGGCACCAACCTCCTCGCCTTCGACGCCCACCTCACCTGGGGAGTGGAGAAGGTCAAGGGCCTCGCGAAATTCGCAGGTCAGGGGCTGTGGAACGTCGTCATCCAGGGAACCGGATGGGTCGCCATCACCTCCCGGGGCACCCCGATCGTCGTCGACTGCGGACGCGGCGAGGACGAGACGTACGTCGACCCGGACGCGCTCGTCGCCTGGTCCCCGAACCTGAAGGTGAAGGGCAAGCGCAGCTTCAAGGCCGGCTCGCTGATCGGGCGGGGCAGCGGAGAGGCGTACCAGATGGCCTTCTCGGGACAGGGCATCGTCGTCGTCCAGCCGAGCGAGGACAGTACCGACCGGCTGCGGATCAAGAACTGA
- a CDS encoding AIM24 family protein, producing the protein MQSPLFSHTEQQTQDRYAIQNPQLLRVALTGHDDVLARKGAMVAYQGLMDFDGEYQSQGQRRARANTGEGLDLMRCSGQGTVYLANLAQYIHVVDVDREGMTVDSAYVLALDSSLHTEVIAVDSQYGISGSGKYQLNISGSGKVALMTSGQPLMMQVTPEKYVNVDADAIVAWSSSLRVQMQAQTHSTGVFRRRGNTGEGWELSFLGQGFALVQPSEVMPPQNAQIGQGARAQFGVGQQGAHSQNQNNAWN; encoded by the coding sequence ATGCAGAGTCCGCTTTTCAGCCACACCGAGCAGCAGACCCAGGACCGGTACGCGATCCAGAACCCGCAGCTCCTGCGGGTCGCGCTGACCGGCCACGACGACGTCCTCGCCCGCAAGGGCGCCATGGTCGCCTACCAGGGGCTGATGGATTTCGACGGCGAGTACCAGTCGCAGGGACAGCGCCGCGCCCGCGCGAACACCGGTGAGGGCCTCGACCTGATGCGCTGCTCCGGCCAGGGCACCGTCTACCTCGCCAACCTCGCCCAGTACATCCATGTCGTGGATGTCGACCGCGAGGGCATGACCGTGGACAGCGCCTATGTCCTCGCGCTCGACTCCTCGCTGCACACCGAGGTCATCGCGGTGGACAGCCAGTACGGAATCTCCGGCTCCGGCAAGTACCAGCTCAATATCTCCGGCTCCGGCAAGGTCGCCCTCATGACCTCGGGCCAGCCGCTGATGATGCAGGTCACGCCGGAGAAGTACGTCAACGTCGACGCCGATGCGATCGTCGCCTGGTCCAGCTCGCTGCGCGTGCAGATGCAGGCCCAGACGCACTCCACAGGTGTCTTCCGGCGTCGGGGCAACACGGGGGAGGGCTGGGAGCTCAGCTTCCTCGGCCAGGGGTTCGCCCTGGTACAGCCGAGTGAGGTCATGCCCCCGCAGAACGCCCAGATCGGCCAGGGGGCGCGCGCCCAGTTCGGTGTGGGTCAGCAGGGCGCCCACAGCCAGAACCAGAACAACGCCTGGAACTGA
- a CDS encoding NUDIX hydrolase — translation MSLHDDAVLVLKSFDGHEDADQAGLRQVYLDHLAWHPDGMWKACGAGHVTASALVIDPERGRVLLTLHRKLRMWLQMGGHCEPQDATLSAAALREATEESGITGLTLLPGGPVRLDRHPIPSPCHWHLDVQYAALAPAGATEQISEESLDLRWFAYDEVAAVADESVVRLLERTRVALGQNR, via the coding sequence GTGAGCCTGCACGACGACGCCGTCCTCGTACTGAAGAGCTTCGACGGGCACGAGGACGCGGACCAGGCAGGGCTGCGTCAGGTCTATCTGGACCATCTGGCGTGGCATCCGGACGGCATGTGGAAGGCGTGCGGTGCCGGTCATGTGACGGCCAGCGCCCTGGTGATCGATCCGGAGCGTGGCCGCGTCCTGCTGACGCTGCACAGGAAGCTGCGGATGTGGCTCCAGATGGGCGGCCACTGCGAACCGCAGGACGCCACGCTGAGCGCCGCGGCCCTTCGTGAGGCGACGGAGGAGTCCGGCATCACGGGGCTCACCCTGCTGCCGGGCGGGCCGGTGCGCCTGGACCGGCACCCGATCCCGTCGCCGTGCCACTGGCATCTCGATGTGCAGTACGCCGCACTGGCTCCGGCCGGCGCGACGGAACAGATCAGCGAGGAATCGCTGGACCTGCGCTGGTTCGCGTACGACGAGGTGGCGGCCGTGGCCGACGAGTCGGTCGTGCGGCTGCTGGAGCGGACACGCGTCGCACTGGGACAGAACCGGTAG